The genomic window aataactgtaATGCCTTTGTTCTTTATGGCAGAAACAagagtatacaccgatcagccataacattatgaccacctgcctaatattgtgtaggtcccccttttgccaccaaaacagccctgacccgtcgaggcatggactccactagacctctgaaggtgtgctgtggtatctggcaccaagatgttagcagcagatcctttaagtcctgtaagttgcgaggtggagcctcaatggatcagacttgtttgtccagcacatcccacagatgctcgattggattgagatctggggaatttggaggccaagttaacaccttgaactcgtgattcatcagaacagaccaccttcttccattgctccgtggtccagttctgatgctcacgtgcccattgtaggcactttcggcagtggacaggggtcagcatgggcaccctgactggtctgcggctacgcagccccatacgcaacaaactgcgatgcactgtgtgttctgacacctttctatcagaaccagcattcactttttcagcaatttgagctacagtagctcatctgttggatcggaccacacgggccagccttcgctccccacgtgcatcagtgagccttggccgcccatgaccctgtcgccggttcaccgcttttccttccttggaccacttttgataggtactgaccactgcagaccgggaacaccccacaagagctgcagttctggagatgccctgacccagtcgtctagccatcacaatttggcccttgtcaaagtcgctcagatccttacacccatttttcctgcttctaacacatcaactttgaggacaaaatgttcacttgctgcctaatatatcccacccactgacaggtgccatgataacaagattatcagtgttagtcacttcacctgtcagtggtcataatgttatggctgatcggtgtatataatattaaagaATGTCAtctgcaaacaaaaaatacaagttgGTTGACTTATctgatatataaaataatgatttttttttttcaaaaaggatTAAAAATAAGCCAAACATGAAACTTCCTATACCAATTCCCCTGGCTCTATCTGTCTCTATCTGTAGGCTCCACGCCTTCCTTCAGGTAAAGACCAATACTGTGCAATCAGAGAAATCCGGATCTCCTCATTTGGTCTGGAGTCAGTCCCGTCAGGATCAGTTGAGCGAGTGGAGGCTGGATTAAGATCACGTCTCTGCCTGAGTCATGCAGATCAATCTTGGTGAAAACGTTTCCTTCTTTGTGGGGGAGGCAGTATAAAAAGTGCAGTTCCTGCCATTGGGTATAATAGCTTTTGAAGAGCAGCCCCTGCTTTAAAGGAGGAGTGGTTAGCAGAGCGCTTCAGTCACAGCCAGCCGCCGGGAAGGACGGGATTCATCTCATAAGACAACGAGCAGCAGTTATTGTGTGGCTTCTGCTGGAAATAGTTTTCTCTCTCCTGGTATTTGGATAAATCGCATCCTATCTAGAAATGCGCGCCTTGTTTGGACTTGGATCTTTTCTGGGTTTCTGTTCACTCTTTCTTCATGATGTCTCAGGTAAGATCTGGGGTTTATTTAACGTGATCTGTTATCATTAGTATTAGACAGATCTGCAGTAGCCACATGTACTGGAGCAGAGTCAAACTAGTAATGTTGGAAAAGTTTTAAGGTTTGTATGCAGCGCAAACTAAGGCGATCAAAGTGAATGTATTTGAATGCACATTTCCCCTGTGGTCATGCACGTAGTACTACTGTAGGATATTTGAAACATTCATATTCACAGATAATTTGATTGAAGGCTTTGTATCAATGTATCCCATGTATTAGATATGTTTACATGCATTGCGCGAGGTGCATGCGCAGTAATGTAATGACTTTGAACGGTGCAGGTTTTGGAAAGGGTTGActttatgcatgtattttaatCTCGCATGAGAACTAATATCTTCTTGCCCTCTCTCTACATGTGATCTACAGGTAATGATATTTATCCCACGGCACAAAACGTGTCCTGGTCTTCCCACAATTTTAAGACCCTCCTTACCTGGAGCCCCGAACCCACCGGCTACTCTTACACCGTTGAGTATTCTGTGTAAGTACTCAATCctctttactttacttttctgTGATGAAATACAcattaatacagtatatatttttttttgagCATTTGTGAAGTTTGCTTTTCTTCCTATGTATTGCTCAAACAAATAGGCTACATACATCAATAGTTATTTGTGCTATGGTTTGGAAATGTGTATCAATTCATTTACCAAACATAGCAGTACCGTTACATTTTGAGTTGGCCAAACAGGTCTGTTATTCAAAGATAATTGTAACAATCTTATATCTAAATGCACAACGTGGTGAGAAATTGCAGTGTAAAGCGAAACCATGATGTCAGTGGAGAATCATGTCCCCAAACAGCATGACACATTATTGtatcacaaattaaatgttaattttcCCACAGCAGCATTGGTAGACTGTTGAATTTAAAGGTTTTTTGATGGCAAGATACAGTAGGCCCTACTTGAAACTATATTGGATTTCTTgagtataaatataataaataataataaatacattgttagTTGGTGAAGCATAGAAGCAAAGGTTTATGAACAGTGTGACTTTAAACGCGGAAACATTTTTTAacatgttgattttttttttttatctacatTTCAGATTAGGGAAAGACCACAAGAAAAACCCACACTGCATACGTACAACACAGACCGAATGTGATCTGACCATGGACCTGACTGAGCTGAACCAGACTTATTCTGCTGATGTGGTTTCTGAGCCAAAACTGGGCGACCCTTTAGATGTGGAGGAGTACCCCTACACCAAGTCAGAGCGATTCTGCCCGTACAAAGACAGTACGTACCTGAACAATCTTGATAACAGCCTGCTGGAATGTTATGTCTCCCCTGAaccttttcattatttgttatttgccTTTTGATAAGGCTTATTATACAATTTCAAGATACCTATTACATAGTGGAAAGAGGCTGGCTAAAGTGTTTATCATTATATTGAAAAGAACACGTCTGGGCTCAGCTGACCAACAGACCTGCCCTTGTAATTGATTCTAGTTTTGTAAACTAACTTGtgtgttcttttcttgttttagcAACAATTGGGAAACCAAATTTTACATTTGAAGTGAATGAATCGAAAAACAAGATTACACTACATATACAGGATCCCGTTTCTGCTATTCGAGGAGCAAACAACGAATTACTGAAAATGCGAGAAATCTTCAAAGAAGAACTGAAATACAAAGTGTTTTACAGCAAAGCTAAAAGTACTGGAAAGGTAAGCTTTCCCATTTTAAACAAGCCCTATCTTTACTATATAATTCTGCATTTGACCTCAGACAAGTATGTAGTAATTCAGTACAATTTAGTTTGCAGAAATCCCTTTTGGGTGTATTTTTATGACCAGGTGTCTGTAATTGAAACTGTGGAGACTGTGCAAAATAACTCCTTTTATAAGTGTTTGAAAAGAGTCATTCCCAGCTGTGTCTGTGCATCATATAGTGGTAAACAATAGTTTTCAATTTTCTACATTTCTTGGTAACATTAGCCATAAAGTAATATTTGTACATCTGAGGGCAAAGACTGAATATGAACAAAgtagttttcattaaaaaaaaaaaagtaatcaacGCTACCATATCTAATGATTTTTAAATCTGGCTTGTTGATTTGTGTACATAATTCttatcaaaaaaacaaaaacaggtattTGGCATTTAAACCATAAAAAAAGGATGGACATGTAAACTATATAACAATTT from Amia ocellicauda isolate fAmiCal2 chromosome 19, fAmiCal2.hap1, whole genome shotgun sequence includes these protein-coding regions:
- the f3a gene encoding coagulation factor III, tissue factor a, which produces MRALFGLGSFLGFCSLFLHDVSGNDIYPTAQNVSWSSHNFKTLLTWSPEPTGYSYTVEYSVLGKDHKKNPHCIRTTQTECDLTMDLTELNQTYSADVVSEPKLGDPLDVEEYPYTKSERFCPYKDTTIGKPNFTFEVNESKNKITLHIQDPVSAIRGANNELLKMREIFKEELKYKVFYSKAKSTGKKEKVTMTNEIELDVDKGQSYCFSVQAYIPTRAINKQLGELSKTQCSPEEKSNIFEEYGLGVIAGGIIILIIILLSIICLITYFCKRRAKAIHKEAMPLNAV